aagccaagaggaaaagatgttttatgtaacacattctaccagtatacgaagtttaaaactttttagttacctagaaattatgttaaaaactgccgttcaaacaaaagatccccaatctgtttcttaaacgagggacatattcatacggcacagaatgtttttttacctcaatagacgtgagtgattggttgaaattgccgaaatgcttgaaattaaagacgaaatatcttacaaactacagaattttctcaataaagccaagaggaaaagatgctttatgtaacacattctaccagtatacgaagtttaaaactttttagttacctagaaattatgttaaaaactgccgttcaaacagaaaagatccataaactttgcctttcacatttTTCTGctagggttcaataaaataaataccagttgactactCGGGTCCATGAAATCGACTGACACTTGAccctccccgaaatttctggttttctaccaaaatctttaaaaaacaatACTGGCTACAGCCAATGGTAACTGTACCAGGTTCTAATCATTTGGGCGAGGATACGTCCCtccactgcttttttttttttaatgaatccaAAATATTCACACTAAATTCACAAAACagcagccgccgagagcaggcgaaatttgttaacaaaaaataacaatataacaaattACACCCAGCTCAGATAAAACAAAATCACTTGCCTCGACAaccttctctgtttttgttcttttttcttgtaattggCCAGAGCCAAAACACTCATGTCCACCTTGcaaaaacagtccttcctgcctTGGTAGTCCTCAGACACAAAGATAATTTTCGCAAAGAAATTAATTGTTGCGGACGGGCTACGCCTCCtcaaaaacacaattctcactgcaaaaTGAGTCTTTATAGGCGGCCACAGGCAGGCAAATGTCTGGAGCAGATTGGAGTCTATTACTcaccaaaaattattaaatacaggGCAACAAACTTCACTAAGCCCTCAAAAAATACGACAAACGCCTACCTGTAGTCAAGCctcaaagttcaatatttcacaacGAAAGATGTGACATCAAGCACCAAGAACTCTCCGCCAAAAACAAACACGTCCGTCTCCGACAaagggaagcaagctacttaccacacaactactcctgtttactcaatttgaaaactctttgtattgtcttttatccgttgtgtctgtgtgtgtgtgtgcgcctaagTTCATATATGAGTAATGTCCCTTTAATGTCacgcaaaaattgataaaaatttgagaattaaaattaaatatcttttttctaattcatagaaTTTTACTAAACTTTTATCAATACATCCCTTTAACATAGCACATAGCCAGACTCAGCCTCTTGCACCTACCATACGATGCCATTCTGAAAAtacacaaccacatcatcaaaacttGAAAACTGTGAGCTAATGGATggcaaattgaaaataatgtgagTAAATAAACATCACGTTCGACAGAATAACCTGCATGGTAAAGGGTTCCGGTAATCCCTTAGAGATTATGATTTAGCGCAAATATTAGTGGGATTGCTTCTTCCCCTGATGAAcatgtttgtgagaagttaagctGCTATGTTGAGTGAATGacctaccacagatatcacaagaatatggcttctctcctgtatggatacgtttgtgagAAATGAAAGCACTTtggtgagagaatgatttaccacagatatcacagtgatatggtgtctctcctgtatgaatacgtttatgagtagttaggtggccactttgagagaatgatttaccacagatatcacagtgatatggtgtctctcctgtatgaatacgtttatgagtagttaggtggccattttgagagaatgatttaccacagatttcacagtgaaatggtgtctctcctgtatgaatacgtttgtgtaaagtcaaataaattttttgagagaataatttaccacaaatatcacaagaatatggtgtttctcctgtatgaatacgtctgtgtccaGTTAAGTTACAACTCacggtgaatgatttaccacagatatcacagtggtatggcttctctcctgtatgaagacgttCATGAGTAGTTAAGTTGCcacttttagagaatgatttaccacagatttcacagtgaaatggtgtctctcctgtatgaatacgtttatgagtagtTAGGTTCCTTCTATCAGAGAAAGATTTGTTACAGATGtcgcactgatatggcttctctcctgtatgaatacgtttatgggtCATTAGGTTACAACTGGTAGAGAAAGATTTGTTACAGACATCACAGGGATATGGCATCTCTCCTGTATGGAAACGTTTATGTTTAGCTAAGtcgccactttgagagaatgatttaccacagatatcacaagaatatggtgtttcacctgtatgaatacgtttgtgtccagTTAAGTTAGAACTcacggagaatgatttaccacagatatcacagtggtatggcttctctcctgtatgggaacgtttgtgagtagttaagttgcaactttgagagaatgatttaccacagatatcacaagaatatggtgactctcctgtatgaataccttTATGAGTAGTTAGGTTCCTTCTATCAGAGAAAGATTTGTTACAGATGttgcactgatatggcttctctcctgtatgggaacgtttatgagtagttaagttgcaactttgagagaatgatttaccacagatatcacaatgatatggtgactctcctgtatgaatacgtttatgagtagtTAGGTCCCTACTGGCAGGGAAAGATTTGTTACAGATGttgcactgatatggcttctctcctgtatgaatacgtttgtgtaaagTCAAGACAtcttttcgagagaatgatttaccacagatgacacagtgaaatggcttctctcctgtatgaatacgctcgTGTCTAGTGACGTGTATGGCTGaaaggaatgatttaccacaaatgccACAATGATAAGGCTTCTCATCTGCATGGATATGTCTGTGAGTAGTTAAGAAACTGCTTAcagcaaatgatttaccacaaatatcacactgaaatggcttctctcctgtatgaatacgtttatgataagTTAGAGCACTTTtaccagaaaatgatttaccacagatattacaggaatatggtgtctctcctgtatgaagaagtttgtgtttagtcaatgtaccacttgcagagaatgatttaccacagatgttacagtgaaatggcttctctccagtatgaacacgtaTGTGAGAATTTAAAGCACTtcggtcagagaatgatttaccacagattccacagtgaaatggcttctctcctgtatgaatacgtttgtgcttatttaagttacctttttgagagaaagactttttacacacatcacagtcatgtgacaatttttgtctctcttttttgctATCTTCTGGAAAAATCTGTTCcttcactttctcactcttttccattatttttccttcAACTTCACAATATaccttcttttttattctttttgcttctATAGTCTtctgtttacaaatatttcaactgtTGTATTTCTGGCCACTGTTACCTTTGTCACAAAACAACTAAATTTATCCACGTTCAATCTGCAAACAGACTCATCTTGTAGACACTCCAGCCAGTGATGTCCAGAAGGTTTGCTAATAACAcatttcagagtaaatatatcagaggaattccgccacagatttatagaaacaatcttatatatctgttctgtatAATATTTCCAATTTGGTCTTTAAAAAGctgataaataatgagaatgtatcttcagttatgccaatgtcatctgatattctgaaataataaagaaacaacagtgtaagatatagaggctacttaaaaaaatacagattcaacatttccataaagataaactctagaaataaacatttaactgaacaacagaactttctaatttataaatatttacatcacAAAATCCTGTTTGAAGCTAACATATTTCTAAACTCCAGCtccacattcataaatacacacacacacacacacttttttactggtttcagttgttttgactgtggtcatgctggagcaccaactttaaagGCTTCAGTCAATAGAATCAatgctaggacttattttttcagcttagcacttattctatcagccacttttgccaaaccacaagtttatggggacataaacacaccaacactgtttgtcaagtgttgaaggggtgggaggacaacacccacacccacacatatatatatattgggcttccttcagttttcatctcccaaatccattcacaaagccagAGGATATTGTAGAAAATGCATGTCTGTGACTAGTTACCTAACAGCTcacaatttcttctctttaactccATATAGGGAAAAAATTATTGGAAATAGTCATTACTCACTTTGCCCCATGAGGAGATTTCACGAATGATTACAAAAAGTTTATCAGCCAAGCAAATGGCCTTCCCTGAATGCATTGAAAACATTATAACAGAATCACTCTTTCAGGAAATTATCATTGTTCTCTTTGAGTGTGTAGAAAGAGAAATTTGGCAGAGGCAAGAAAAGGTGAAATTGTCTCTTCAATTtatccagaattacatttgaaaacaaaGACTCAAACACATCAATATCTATCCTTCGACATCTtaaagatcagaaatgcaaaaAGCTATTCAAGTATCGAATTCAAATGAAAGAGAATCAGAGAAAAATTGCAAATGATGTGAAATTAATGAATATCGaataaatgggggaaaaaaatcaacataaaatATCATCAACAGTTTCTTCAAGATCTCttcgtggttagggcagcggactcgcggtcgtaggattgcggtttcgattcccagaccgggcgttgtgagtgtttattgagcgaaaacacctaaaagctccacgaggccccggcaggggatggtggtgatccctgctgtactctttcaccacaactttctctcactcttacttcctgtttctgttgtacctgtatttcaaagggccggccttgtcactctctgtgtcacgcaaaatatccccgagaactacgttaagggtacacgtgtttgtggagtgctcatcgtcgtaaccgacggagtgcttccatccactaacAAGAGATTATTGAAagtagtcattactcattttgccccatctTAGTCATGATTTTTGATAATTGAAAATTACCAAATTAGACACTAAACGGGGGGTAAAAATGGATCTGGAATctaagagagagaagaatattgATGGTTAAACACCGAACATCATCCAGATAATTTATTAGTAACCTCGATTATTATCGGGTTGAGAGTTGAGGGAAAATTTCTTGACAATAAAAAGGACCTGCAACTCCAACAACTATAAGGACAAATTCCCAgtcctaaatatatatttctttactcaccacaaggggctagacacagaggggacaaacaaggacagaaaaacggattaagtcgatcatatcgaccccgaaaggatgaaaggcaaagtcgccctcgcggaatttgaactcagaacgtaacggcagacgaaatatctatttttttactgcccacaaggggctaaacacaaaggggagaaacaaggacagacataggtattaagtcgattacatcgaccccagtgcgtaactggtactttatttatcgaccccgccggaatttaaactcagaacgtaacggcagacgaaatacgtccacgcatttcgcccggggtgttaacccttctgccagctctccgccatCCCCAGTCCTAAAATAAAATGTAGCAATACtcacaaaaataagaaattcaAACAAATTAGGAGAAACGGGAaaatactcattttgccccgcttactAATTATGTCCCTTACCTTATATCAAGAAACAAGGGttcgataaattataataaagcattGGATTCTCAGCATTTCTGTGGTTGGAgtttattttaagaacatttctccacctaaaacacacaacaaacaaacttgAAGAAGAAACGATGGAGCGTGTAGGAGGTTGccgccatagctagaaatagcagccaaatgtggaACAGATCAAAGGACATCTGAGACaccaaagtattaaaagattaaatgctttcgttgtttaatacttacgaaatgtctttataaaggatggtgttgttgttagatGTGCGTCAGGTGGTTGAGAAATCTATTACAAATGTGTTTGGGAGTGAATTGAGAGAAATTCTGGCACCAGACTTCAAATGTTTGTCGTAACGTAATGAATGGAGACGGACGTACGtttagtgcgcatgcgtatgaaatattggtttcaaattttggcacaacgccagcaatatcGGCGGaagtgttgggggggggggctaagtcGCTTACCTGGACCCCAGTagacaactagtatttattttattgtgtccCGCCCCAGCAAAaatattaaaggcaaagtcgacttcgtcgtaatttacgcatatatacataaatatcgatGTAGGCACAACACGTGCACCCCACCGAtgtctgggtgttttttttttgggggggggttccAAAAATGTTTTCGGATTCTGATATCATCGATTTTGAATGGTTTAATGGAGAGAGAGGTATATCCCACACGGGGATGTATTCAGTTActccagcgttgccttactggctcttgtgccccgtgctagtagggtgctaagaccACCATCGGAACGTGAtctttgccagagtggctaactgccTACCGTGCCGGTGGTACTTGAAAGgctccattcgagcgtgatctttGCCATTGTAGCTAACTGCCTaccgtgccgctggcacataaaaggctccattcgagcgtgatctttgccagagtggctaactgcctaccgtgccgctggcacataaaaggctccattcgagcgtgatctttgccagagtggctaactgccTACCGTTccgctggcacataaaaggctccattcgagcgtgatctttgccagagtggctaactgcctaccgtgccgctggcacataaaaggctccattcgagcgtgatctttgccagagtggctaactgcctaccgtgccgctggcacataaaaggctccattcgagcgtgatctttGCCAGAGTGGATAACTGCCTaccgtgccgctggcacataaaaggctccattcgagcgtgatctttgccagagtggctaactgcctaccgtgccgctggcacataaaaggctccattcgagcgtgatctttgccagagtggctaactgcctaccgtgccggtggtacataaaaggctccattcgagcgtgatctttgccagagtggctaactggcttctgtgccgctggcacataaaaggctccattcgagcgtgatctttGCCAGAGTGGATAACTGCctaccgtgccggtggcacataaaaggctccattcgagcgtgatctttgccagagtggctaactggcttccgtgccggtggcacataaaaggtaccattcgagcttgatcgttaccagtgttgtcttactggcacctgtgccggtggcacgtgtaaaaagatttgagcgaggtcgttgccagtaccacctaactggcccccgtaccggtggcccgtaaatgcacccactacactcacagagtggttggcattaggaagggcatccagctgtagaaactgtgccagatcagattggagcgtggtgcagccatctggttcgcccgtcctcagtcaaatcatccaacccatgccagcatggaaagcggacgttaaacgatgatgatgatgatgatgatttatatccAGCATGTTTAAGGGCACAATTGTAATATTCAGCAGATTGATTGGATAAATCCTTATTGGCAGACGGTGAGGAAATCCGGGAGGAAGTGCCTTCCACAATAGACTTTAGGATGGTGGTGGGGTCTGTATTACTGtgcgtgtgcaagtgtatgtgtatactctctactctctcttttacttgtttcagtcatgtgactgtggccatgctggagcaccgccttttagtcgatcaaatcgaccccaggacttattctttgtaagcctagtacttactttattggtctgtttttgctgaaccgctaagttacggggatgtaaacacaccagcatcggttgtcaagcaatgttggggggacagacacatacatacaaacatatacatacatatatatatatatatatatacatatatacgacaggcttctttcagtttcaaacaATACtgggaaacaaatacagacacaaacacatagatttatatcatcatcatcatttaacgtcccttttccatgctagcatgggttggatggttcgaccggggtctgggaagccaggaggctgcaccaggctccagtctgatctggcagtgtttctatagctggatgcccttcctaacgccaaccactccatgagtgtagtgggtgctttttatgtgccagacgaggctagcaaacggccacgatcagatggtgctttttacgtgtcaccggcacggaaggtagtcggggcagcgctggcaacggccacgttcggatggttctcttatgtaccaccggcactggtatcacagctacaatttccattgatgttgatcgattttgatttttgattttgattttcacttgcctcaacaggtcttcacaagtaagagttttgtgtcccaagaaagaaaggtatgcataagtggactgaggccatgggttatggtctcacttgtcctgctaggtcttctcacgcacagcatacttccaaaggtctcggtctctagtgatttccttggtgagacctaaagttcaaaggtcgtgcttcaccacctcgtcccaggtcttccttggtctacctcctctacaggttccctcaacagctagggtgcGGCACttattcacacaactatcttcatccatgctcgccacatggccataccagcgcaaacgtctctcttgcacaccacaactgatgcttcttaggtccaacttctctctcaaggtacttacactctgtcgagtatgaacactgacattataatatatatatatatatatcacgtgatcacttgACTGACCAGAtcgtcagatgttgctacacatcgctggtcacaatgcattcgcattgttttagccttcgaatgacgccaccccactggctaagcgagcaggccaacaaaagaaagagtggtgaaagagtacagcagggatcaccaccatcccctgccggagcctcgtggagcttttaggcgttttcgctcaataaacacacacagcgcccggtctgggaatcaaaaccgcgagtccgctgccctaaccactgggccactgcgcctccacaatatatatatatatatattggtaaaaacagcaagataacaaaagaaagaggcctcaatattatgtaaatagaggaattatcaccaaataattgtcacatattacatttacagataaattcctctattaacataatattgaggtctctttcttttgttatcttaccgttatTACCCATAAATTACCTCCCGAACGACGCTATTCTTCACTAAGAGCTAATATGGCTTTTTTGGATAATCGTCAaacatcggttgaggactctaACACACAGAAGAATTTAATATGGACGCCTATTacatagattattctatgaaaaagtttttccaatggccggatgactgaagagatggtggtgtggagatccacctcagcatccgaaactcagagttttatcttggctaccgaataattgtcacatgttatatttacagatatatatataagttcagcaaaaatttagattcaaatgaatatggtacttaatttaaatgcaccagaattctgtatggtgttatccataaaaatctgtgggggtgattataatcaaaataagcaacaagaatgactccggtaatttggtacgatcgtttcgtgggctccactacctcaaatgttcttaaaatttgaatccacatctttgtctatatatctaccttctctataatgttgccacttgatatgaaaatttttgtattaatggaaaacctctgtaattgactgatgagtgctcagcattttaaaactgttgtaatacttccaacatttaataaaatgatgtagtacgaaacgatcgtaccaaattaccggagtcattcttgttgcttattttgattatatatatatgagtgatgaTTATGCATTAAATGGTTTAGTCTGTGTGCCTGGAATGACAAGAACAAGATAAATTCAtgcaaaacaaattaataatctggatgaaattgcttttattaaaaaaataccccATAGGCAAGTTAACTTAGATGTGGTAACAAACTATAGAGTTGGGAAGCTGTTATTACATGCAGTTCTATTTCCTTTCCTGTGTAAATACATTTACAGTTACAGAgtgtcaccttttttttttcattttggcatACTAGGAACTTTGACAATTACAGCAATTCCCTGATGAGTAGCTTGGTTATTGCCATGGAGAAAGCCCAGAACACTACCACCAATTTAGGAGGAGCTCAAAATGCTTATTGTTCTTATGAATTGTCACATTGATAGTCATACATCtatatgaatagatacacatTTAGTTAACACCAGAAGTGCCGAGCGGTCATTTATCACCAATTCTgcttattactttttaatttctacaactgtattGAATGTGCAATCATGAGCATCATTTCATAAGTGTATAGCTATGTGTTCTCTCCAGCATGGAAACATTTGCGTGTAGCTAAGTTGCCACTTTGAGAGGATGACTTTCCACAGGTATCACATTAATGTGgtgaattccgccaaggtcgactttgcctttcatccttacagggtcgataaattaagtaccagttgcgcactggggttgatgtaatcgacttaatacttatgtctgtccttgtttgacccctctatgtttagccccttgtgggtaataaagaaataggtatttcgtctgccgttatggtctgagttcaaattccaccgaggtcgactttgcctttcatccttacagggtcgataaattaagtaccagttgcgcactggggtcgatgtaattgacttaatacttatgtctgtccttgtttgacccctctgtgtttagccccttgtgggtaataaagaaataggtatttcatctgccgttatggtctgagttcaaat
The DNA window shown above is from Octopus sinensis linkage group LG30, ASM634580v1, whole genome shotgun sequence and carries:
- the LOC115226781 gene encoding zinc finger protein 208-like, which codes for MEKSEKLKEQIFPEDNKKERRNYHVTDVCKKSFSQKGHLNRHKRIHMEEKPFQCEICGKSFSISSDLISHRHIHTGKKPYHCGVCGKSFSAASNLTTHKRIHTGEKPFHCDTCGKSFSVSSNLISHRHSHTGEKPYHCNVCGKSFSAASNLTSHKRIHTGEKPFHCDICGKSFYQKSYLTTHKRIHTGEKPHQCNICGKSFFQKIGLTAHKRRHTGEKPYHCDVCGRSFSDQSALNSHVRLHTGEKLFHCDICGKSFSRKGNLTTHKRLHTGEKPYHCDICGTSFCYQSALNYHIRVHTVEKPFHCDICGKTFPRKYNLTLHKRIHTGEKPYHCDICSTAFSDRSVLLSHIRVHTGEKPFHCDICSKSFSQKYSLTTHKRIHTGEKPHHCDICGKSFSDRSVLLFHIRVHTGETPYSCNICGKSFSRKRSLTDHKHIHTGEKPYHCVICSKSFSASTTLSHHKRIHAGETPHWKAICLADKLFVIIREISSWGKTIEAKRIKKKVYCEVEGKIMEKSEKVKEQIFPEDSKKERQKLSHDCDVCKKSFSQKGNLNKHKRIHTGEKPFHCGICGKSFSDRSALNSHIRVHTGEKPFHCNICGKSFSASGTLTKHKLLHTGETPYSCNICGKSFSGKSALTYHKRIHTGEKPFQCDICGKSFAVSSFLTTHRHIHADEKPYHCGICGKSFLSAIHVTRHERIHTGEKPFHCVICGKSFSRKDVLTLHKRIHTGEKPYQCNICNKSFPASRDLTTHKRIHTGESPYHCDICGKSFSQSCNLTTHKRSHTGEKPYQCNICNKSFSDRRNLTTHKGIHTGESPYSCDICGKSFSQSCNLTTHKRSHTGEKPYHCDICGKSFSVSSNLTGHKRIHTGETPYSCDICGKSFSQSGDLAKHKRFHTGEMPYPCDVCNKSFSTSCNLMTHKRIHTGEKPYQCDICNKSFSDRRNLTTHKRIHTGETPFHCEICGKSFSKSGNLTTHERLHTGEKPYHCDICGKSFTVSCNLTGHRRIHTGETPYSCDICGKLFSQKIYLTLHKRIHTGETPFHCEWHRMVGARG